CCTTTGTTGCCACTCGTCAGATGGCCGGTGCAGACGCCGTCATCTCCGAAGTcccaatgttatgcgcagtataagatgcgcggtgcaaaacaagaGAATCACCTTAAAAAGGCTCCcgtatgaatagcaaatataggtCGTTGTACGGGTCCCGTACAAATAGCAACTGCcgttttatatttattttttatatttttatgctTGGTCAGTTACTGAGGTTCCAGGATTGATTATTTGTGGAGATTTTATCAAAAAGCGAGCCTTTCCATGATTATCGACATAAAGCTCTGGCCATTGATTACAAGCAatattttctcaaatttatcaacagagtttctttctttaattaataCATGGTGTACCATTCATAAGAACATCCATCTCAAATGAGCTACGATCCTTTAATTAATTTTGGCAAGTGATTTCATTTGGTAGACAttattgttgccatggcaacagttgAAATATTGTTTGACCCAATAGCAAGGCAAACAATGGTTGCTCAATACCTTGGGCTGACAATAGAAAATGCAAAATAAGGTGAAAATACACCTGCTTCAAAAAAGCTTTAAACGTACACATCTGAGCTGTCGCGTCGCTCAAAAAACTAGCAAGCCAGATAAAAAAAGAATAGAACTTCGTGGCGTAAGATGCTAAAGAGGTAAAATGGCCGCCCTTAACACGGCCATCAAGGAAAACCGCTTTACCCAAGTAAAACTTCTTCTTGATATCGGAATTGATGTGAATAAGAGAGACTCTGAAACGAGAACGGCATTAATGCAACTTTGCTTTCTTGAAGATGAAACCAAAGCGACAAAATACGCGAAAAAACTTCTTGAACGAGGGGCAAAGGTCGGCTTGAAGGACAAAGATGGACTGACTGCTCTTTCACTCGCTTGCAAACTGGGGCAAGAGCAAATGGTCTCCATTATGTTAGAAGAAGCCAATGATTTTGATCTAAATGCTCAAGATAAACAGGGAAACACAGCCTTGCATTATGCCGCAATCTCTGGTAATTTTGTGGTGTTAAATCTTTTGTTGAGCAAACTGAAAAAGTTCAGATTGAGCGTCGACAGGTTGAATAAAAATGGAGAAACCCCTTTGATCGTTGCGTCGAAATCGGGGAATTTCTTCTGCGCTCGAATTTTAGAATCAGAAGGCAAAGCTTCAAAAGGAGCTCGAGATTATGTAGAATTCAAGACTGCGGAAGAGTGGGGAAGGACTAAGGAAAGTCTGCGATCAGCTTCCAAATCGCCGCTTTTCCGAGTCATGCAACTTCCTCCTCGCTCCTCTTTAGATCATCAACTTAGAGGATCGCTAAACTACTGTTCTCCAAAGAAAAATACTCCCTTACGACCAAATACTGCTCCAGGGAATCTATTAAATCAAGCAAGCGAGAAAAGCCATCGTGAAAATCTCAGGGAACTGTTTCGAGTTTATGAAGGACACGTTTCGGACTCGTTTCGTCGCGGCGTTAAACCGAGACCAATTGCAACTTTAAACGAATCTATGTCAAGTCTTGCAGAGAGTTCGTCGAGAGATCCCGAATTTGGGGACGATATGTGCGAACTTTATTCTCCGATCATGTCGCCAGTCTCTTGTCAACTTACTCGCCGTTTCAGTATAAACAAGACAAGCAAATTGGCTCTTAACACAAATGCCGCTTTCAGACGTGCTTCCATGGCAACCACAACTTTGACAGCTGCAACAAACAAATCTTTTCAAAGACGAACCTCTCAAATGTCAGGTTCAGGGGGCCGTAGACTCTCACAAGCAGTGGCAGCGCCTTTTCCGAGAATTCGGAGGGGATCCATGAATGTTATGAGCAAAATAACAAAAGTTGctgtcacaaaaataaaaaaggagaCCACTGAAGAGGAAAATAGCTCAGGCAGCAAAAACATTGCTACCAATTTTGTTTCCGGTGCACCGAGAAATTCTGTCTCACCAGATAAGCTGATGGCCAAGCTTCAAACTCTCGCTGAAGAAAGTGGCTCGGAAGAAGATGAAAATACAGAAGGGATATTGCAAAGAAGTACTCCAGCAAATCTCTTTTCACaactataaccagtctcatggCAGATACAAACACACATACATTGTTGAACACTCCCCACTGGGGCGTCTCATGGTTTACGAAACACAATATCAATCGGAATAACAGAACAGCCTAAGCAACTGGCCCGAAGACAAAGCAGTCCAAGTGCAGCTGaggagttgaaccagggactaccaggatcaaatatcaaggagtggtcagaacgggctTCGAACCCGGGAtgtccggatctcaaggcaaccGCCCTAACAACAGGGAACCACAGGGCCGCATTGCTTCCAGAGGAGACTCAGTGCTCTTTTGGTACGAAAGTTCCTGTGTTCGTACCCAACCGGGTCATGGTCTTAAAGTTCCCGTAAGTAGAAAATGCAGCCTAAAATGGCACCTAAAAATAGTTGGACTTTTGAGTCTGCTCGGGTAAGGACGATGGGCCGCAGGTGCTGCCTCAAATCGATCGGTCTTGAACTGAACAAGACATATGGCACGTCAAAGAGCCACATACTATTTGCAAGTATAGTACGGTGCTTGTGGTTTGCTTCCATTCAGTCACCTCAGATGATGCGATTAGCCTTGAATGAACATGGCAAATATAGTCGCTTTTCGATCCAGTGTTGCTGAGCTAGTAATGAGATGTCTCTTGGAAACTGTAGGGAAAGCTGTGGGGCAATACGTGTCAATCGGATGGCCGAGATCTCAATCCCCCTTAAGTTGTTGAAACGTTAGTCTCCACAACTAATACAGTCTTTCTCAAGATTCCACTC
The sequence above is a segment of the Montipora foliosa isolate CH-2021 chromosome 2, ASM3666993v2, whole genome shotgun sequence genome. Coding sequences within it:
- the LOC137984576 gene encoding ankyrin repeat domain-containing protein 50-like, encoding MAALNTAIKENRFTQVKLLLDIGIDVNKRDSETRTALMQLCFLEDETKATKYAKKLLERGAKVGLKDKDGLTALSLACKLGQEQMVSIMLEEANDFDLNAQDKQGNTALHYAAISGNFVVLNLLLSKLKKFRLSVDRLNKNGETPLIVASKSGNFFCARILESEGKASKGARDYVEFKTAEEWGRTKESLRSASKSPLFRVMQLPPRSSLDHQLRGSLNYCSPKKNTPLRPNTAPGNLLNQASEKSHRENLRELFRVYEGHVSDSFRRGVKPRPIATLNESMSSLAESSSRDPEFGDDMCELYSPIMSPVSCQLTRRFSINKTSKLALNTNAAFRRASMATTTLTAATNKSFQRRTSQMSGSGGRRLSQAVAAPFPRIRRGSMNVMSKITKVAVTKIKKETTEEENSSGSKNIATNFVSGAPRNSVSPDKLMAKLQTLAEESGSEEDENTEGILQRSTPANLFSQL